A section of the Candidatus Neomarinimicrobiota bacterium genome encodes:
- a CDS encoding Na+:solute symporter: MTLHIIDSSIIVIYLVAVVLMGLWLRSRAGEGMDAYFLGGRSIPWYVLGVSNASSMFDIAGTMWLVSMLFVYGLKGTWLPWLWPTFNQIFLMIYLAVWIRRSGVVTGAEWIGTRFGKGRGAELSRIAIVVFALISVVSFLIYAYQGVGRFAAAFLPWDWTPDTYAMILMGITTFYVILGGMFSVVITDVFQFIMLTIASIFIAFIAMSNVAPEALNAVIPDGWKTLWFGYTLDLDWSGLLPSVTEKIKADGYNMFTIVWMMMLFKGILTSMAGTAPNYDMQRVLATRSPKESAMMSGMVSAALIPRWLMIGGIAVLGLVFFSGELRSMGGTADFEMLMPFVIREFFPVGVTGLVIAGLLAAYMSTFDSTVNAGAAYLINDIYKRYINPDASEKKVIWMSYGASILIVVVGVIMGTQAESIHSAMGWIVTGLWGGFTIPNVLKWHWWRFNGYGYFWGMVSGIVTAMVLAQIVPASDYLYYFPVTMGAGALGSILGSLMTKPDEMADLKSFYTTVRPWGFWGPVAAEVLNENPEFKTGASAARDLSNVAVGIIWQTSLVVAPVYLIIREWYAMGFAFALAVATSYWLKKRWFDELAND, from the coding sequence ATGACCCTCCACATTATTGATAGTTCTATTATTGTTATTTACCTCGTCGCCGTAGTCCTTATGGGACTCTGGCTAAGAAGCAGGGCAGGAGAAGGAATGGATGCCTACTTCCTGGGTGGTAGAAGTATCCCATGGTATGTCCTGGGTGTCTCCAATGCCTCCAGCATGTTTGATATAGCCGGTACCATGTGGTTGGTCTCCATGCTTTTTGTCTATGGACTCAAAGGCACCTGGCTTCCCTGGTTGTGGCCCACATTTAATCAAATATTTCTCATGATTTACCTGGCCGTGTGGATTCGACGAAGTGGTGTCGTGACTGGTGCAGAGTGGATCGGAACTCGGTTTGGAAAAGGTAGAGGGGCTGAGCTATCGCGAATCGCAATTGTGGTCTTTGCGCTGATCTCTGTAGTCAGCTTCCTGATCTATGCCTATCAGGGTGTTGGTCGATTTGCGGCGGCATTTCTGCCCTGGGATTGGACACCGGACACTTATGCCATGATCCTCATGGGGATCACCACCTTCTATGTCATCCTGGGTGGCATGTTCAGTGTGGTAATCACCGATGTATTCCAATTTATCATGTTGACCATCGCCTCAATATTTATTGCCTTTATCGCCATGAGCAATGTGGCTCCAGAAGCTCTCAATGCTGTCATTCCAGATGGCTGGAAAACTTTATGGTTTGGATATACGCTTGACCTGGATTGGTCTGGTCTACTTCCCTCTGTGACAGAAAAGATAAAGGCCGATGGCTATAACATGTTCACCATCGTGTGGATGATGATGCTCTTCAAGGGAATCCTCACCAGTATGGCTGGAACCGCTCCCAACTATGATATGCAGCGTGTTTTGGCTACCCGCAGTCCCAAAGAATCAGCCATGATGAGTGGAATGGTTTCAGCGGCCCTTATTCCACGCTGGTTGATGATTGGAGGGATTGCAGTACTTGGACTGGTATTCTTCAGTGGTGAATTACGGAGCATGGGAGGGACTGCCGATTTTGAAATGCTCATGCCCTTTGTGATTCGAGAATTTTTCCCAGTAGGAGTCACGGGACTGGTTATCGCTGGTCTGCTGGCAGCCTATATGAGTACATTTGACTCCACTGTAAATGCCGGGGCTGCCTATCTGATCAATGATATCTACAAAAGGTATATCAATCCAGATGCCAGTGAGAAGAAAGTCATCTGGATGAGTTATGGTGCCAGTATCCTCATCGTTGTGGTGGGTGTTATCATGGGCACCCAGGCTGAGAGCATCCATTCTGCCATGGGCTGGATCGTAACTGGATTATGGGGTGGCTTCACCATTCCAAACGTCTTGAAATGGCACTGGTGGCGCTTTAATGGCTATGGATACTTCTGGGGCATGGTCTCTGGGATAGTCACTGCCATGGTTCTGGCTCAGATCGTACCAGCTTCTGATTATTTGTATTATTTCCCTGTTACCATGGGTGCTGGTGCCCTGGGTAGTATTCTGGGCAGTCTCATGACGAAACCCGATGAGATGGCTGATCTCAAATCTTTTTACACCACTGTACGTCCCTGGGGCTTCTGGGGGCCAGTTGCTGCAGAAGTTCTAAACGAAAACCCAGAATTTAAAACAGGTGCCTCTGCAGCGCGTGACTTGAGCAATGTTGCAGTTGGAATCATCTGGCAGACGTCTTTGGTAGTAGCGCCAGTCTATCTCATTATCCGAGAATGGTATGCCATGGGGTTTGCTTTTGCATTGGCAGTAGCAACCAGCTACTGGCTGAAAAAACGCTGGTTTGATGAGCTTGCAAACGATTGA